The Candidatus Eremiobacteraceae bacterium DNA window CATCGGCGTAGCGCACTATCCGAACGACGTCGCCGTGGACGAACCGCAGGCCGCCGGAAAATTGCTCGAAGCCGCCGACGCACGCATGTACGAGGCCAAGCGCGGCGGGCGAAATCGCGTCGCGTTCAACATCGGACGGCCCCTGCCACGCAAGCAGCCCGTTCCGGGCGAAGGTCCGATCCCAAGCTTCTAAACCGTGACCGTACTAGGGCAAGCATCGCTTGCCCATCGGGCGCTTGCCCGCTTGACGCCGACGACATAGTACACATTCGAACGAGCGTGCCATTGCAAAACGCAAAGGCGCTGACAGGATACTGCCGGAACGGGGAACTATTCGCAAATAGCATCTCTACCCGAGGAGGGATACCGATGAAGAATTTTAGTTTTGCGGTCGCTGCCGCAACTTTGCTTGCATGCGGCGCGGTCGCGCTCGCCAGCCCGGCGATGGGCCCGACGGTCTTCACCCCCGACACGATCAAGTGGATGCCGGGTACCGGCCAGATTCCGTCAACGGTTGGCGTGGCCGTCCTTGAAGGCGATCCGTCGAAACCAGGGCCGTTCGTTCTGCGGCTCAACATCCCGGACGGCACAAAATTCCCGGTGCACTACCACGACGACACCGAGCGGCTCACGATCATCTCAGGCACATTCATGGCTGGAATAGGTACGACGTTCGACGAATCAAAATTGATCGCGTTGCCGGCAGGTTCGTACTGCATTCTCCCGGCAGGTCTCCGTCACTACGCCATGGCTAAGGGTCAGACAGTCGTGCAGCTGGCCGGGATGGGCCCCTTCGCGATGAAGAAAGACTCGATGTAAGTCCGTTCCCGTTTAAAAGTAGTAGGGTGAGCAATGCTCACCCTATTTTTTGCGTATCGACTGCAGTCGATGGGGCAAGCGATGCTTGCCCTAGTACAGCGGCCCTCCTACAGCGGCCCTCTTACAGCGGCCCTACTAGACGGCTACGGTTTTATTGCTGCCAGTTTTGCAGCCGCGAGCGCGGCGTTAAGCGACGCGACGTCGTTGCTGACAAACGAGTGGTACGTTCCGTCGGACGCGACGAACAGCGAGTGCAGCGTGGCGCCTTCTAAGATCAACGCCGAGGTTGGCGGTTGAAAGCTGCCGCTCATCGATCCCATGAGCGATTGCTGACGCTCGCGCAGCATGTCTGGTAGAAAGTCGTCATCCTGGTCGCCCTGCGGATTGGATGTGAACTCCCGGCGGAGATTCACCAGCGCGGTCTGAACGGCGTCGATCTTCGCCGCAAGCGCTCTGTTGCCGCCGGCCGCTTTGCGCCGGTCCGCGAGCTGCGTCTGCAGCGCATCGAGCGAGTTGAGATCGCTGTCCACGCCGGAGAAGTCGCCGTAGAGCGTCGAGAGATAACCGCGGCGCGCGTTGTAGTCCCTCTCCGACCACGATCCGCGAGGATCGGCTTTTACGTCGATGGTCTGCGTGTATTCCCGCCCGCCGATCGTCAGATGCGCGGTGTACGTTCCTGGGACTACCTCCGGCCCAGAGCCCGGTCCTCGATTCCACTTCGGCGCGGAGTTCCAACGGACCGGAGCAT harbors:
- a CDS encoding cupin domain-containing protein; protein product: MKNFSFAVAAATLLACGAVALASPAMGPTVFTPDTIKWMPGTGQIPSTVGVAVLEGDPSKPGPFVLRLNIPDGTKFPVHYHDDTERLTIISGTFMAGIGTTFDESKLIALPAGSYCILPAGLRHYAMAKGQTVVQLAGMGPFAMKKDSM